In Betaproteobacteria bacterium, one genomic interval encodes:
- a CDS encoding VWA domain-containing protein, with protein sequence MEEWVGERWHRLITRAADRSHPRQAATLATMQRAASLLFRATGGTAGVRVVPAAAARIGGPRDWLQRLAGSGRRAALPRLDGDTLALPPVIAVFDEQALNRDLYLWLAALAAVHTPGERWIAGNVAATERALERCPGFRPRWQRLLDAHLAQRPAPKSLRGAAATAEGAVQRALRGERVADCEPAPAEVAPVWLWIEILPSAAATAGTQDVHRAAGAGRADGGAKRRRTRRVEHRPSRAPLLLASRAEALLTWSEHLPLDRATDDEDDGNATAAADDMEKLAIARDNTAPASRVKFDLDLPSASVDDLPLGPGETLPEWDWKTQRLRAEFCRATLLVARPGDPFQPSHALRTTARRVRRRLEVLRAAPRWQRRCTDGDDLDLDGWVDNAAEAGAGPRCSDPPVYARRAHVERSLATLLLADLSLSTDAYVNDHVRVIDVIRDALFVFGEALDGTGDAFAMLGFSSVRRNHVRIQLLKDFDEAWATATQTRVGAIKPGYYTRMGAAVRWATRRLAQRPERQRLLLILTDGKPNDMDVYEGRWGIEDTRHAVHEARTAGVLPFCLSIDDEAHDYLPHLFGRQGWVHVHRPAQLPARLAAVYGRLTR encoded by the coding sequence GTGGAAGAATGGGTCGGCGAGCGCTGGCATCGCCTCATCACGCGCGCTGCCGACCGCTCCCACCCGCGGCAGGCGGCGACGCTCGCGACGATGCAGCGTGCGGCGAGCCTGCTCTTCCGTGCCACCGGCGGCACCGCCGGCGTGCGCGTCGTCCCCGCCGCCGCAGCGCGCATCGGCGGGCCGCGTGACTGGCTGCAACGGCTGGCCGGCAGCGGCAGGCGCGCCGCGCTGCCGCGGCTCGACGGCGATACGCTCGCGCTCCCGCCGGTCATCGCAGTGTTCGACGAGCAAGCGCTGAATCGCGACCTCTATCTCTGGCTCGCCGCGCTCGCCGCGGTGCACACGCCCGGTGAGCGTTGGATCGCCGGCAACGTCGCGGCGACCGAGCGCGCGCTGGAACGCTGCCCCGGTTTCCGGCCGCGCTGGCAAAGGCTGCTGGACGCGCATCTTGCGCAACGACCTGCACCGAAAAGCCTGCGGGGAGCGGCAGCCACCGCAGAGGGCGCCGTGCAGCGGGCATTGCGCGGTGAGCGCGTGGCCGACTGCGAGCCCGCCCCTGCCGAAGTCGCGCCCGTCTGGCTGTGGATCGAGATCCTGCCGTCGGCGGCGGCAACGGCGGGCACGCAGGACGTGCATCGCGCAGCCGGCGCCGGCCGCGCCGACGGCGGTGCGAAACGGCGCCGGACGCGACGCGTCGAGCATCGCCCGAGCCGGGCGCCGCTGCTGCTCGCCTCGCGCGCCGAGGCGCTGCTCACGTGGAGCGAGCATCTGCCCCTGGATCGCGCCACCGACGACGAGGACGACGGCAATGCCACCGCCGCGGCCGACGACATGGAAAAGCTGGCGATCGCGCGCGACAACACCGCGCCCGCCTCGCGCGTGAAGTTCGATCTAGATCTCCCGAGTGCGAGCGTCGACGATCTGCCGCTCGGCCCCGGCGAGACCCTGCCCGAATGGGACTGGAAGACGCAGCGACTGCGCGCCGAATTCTGCCGTGCGACCTTGCTGGTGGCGCGTCCCGGCGATCCGTTCCAGCCCTCGCACGCACTGCGCACCACCGCCCGCCGCGTGCGCCGCCGACTGGAAGTGCTGCGCGCGGCGCCGCGCTGGCAGCGCCGTTGCACCGACGGCGACGATCTCGATCTGGACGGCTGGGTAGACAACGCGGCGGAGGCCGGCGCGGGTCCGCGGTGTTCCGATCCGCCGGTCTATGCGCGACGTGCGCACGTCGAGCGCAGCCTCGCGACGCTGCTCCTGGCCGACCTGTCGCTTTCGACCGATGCCTACGTGAACGACCACGTGCGCGTGATCGACGTCATTCGCGATGCGCTCTTCGTTTTCGGCGAGGCCCTCGACGGCACGGGAGACGCCTTCGCCATGCTCGGCTTCAGTTCGGTGCGCCGCAATCACGTGCGCATCCAGCTGCTGAAGGACTTCGATGAGGCCTGGGCGACCGCGACGCAGACCCGGGTCGGCGCCATCAAGCCCGGTTACTACACGCGCATGGGCGCAGCGGTGCGTTGGGCGACGAGGCGTCTCGCGCAGCGTCCGGAGCGCCAGCGCCTGCTCCTCATCCTGACCGACGGCAAGCCGAACGACATGGACGTGTACGAAGGCCGCTGGGGCATCGAGGACACCCGGCATGCGGTGCACGAGGCGCGAACGGCAGGTGTGCTGCCGTTCTGCCTCAGCATCGACGACGAAGCCCACGACTACCTGCCGCACCTCTTCGGACGGCAGGGCTGGGTGCACGTGCACAGACCGGCGCAGCTGCCGGCACGCCTCGCAGCAGTGTACGGACGACTTACCCGCTGA
- a CDS encoding hemerythrin domain-containing protein: MTLPLVPALPGFDEPIEMLRACHDRIAHQCTTLERLVPHLKRHGCDQTAREAAAGVLRYFTLAGPHHHADEERDLFPRLLDVATGEDAQRAALLVTSMVADHREMERLWSEIEPALAAIARGAIDGLDGVLVGAFCTVYRNHMAIEENDVIALAERVLPPAALTEIGWSMSIRRGVKPPEAEAPGSAAPSSS; the protein is encoded by the coding sequence ATGACACTGCCCCTCGTTCCGGCACTGCCGGGGTTCGACGAACCGATCGAGATGCTGCGCGCCTGTCATGACCGCATCGCGCACCAGTGCACGACGCTCGAGCGTCTGGTGCCGCACCTGAAGCGCCATGGCTGTGATCAGACTGCGCGCGAGGCGGCGGCCGGCGTGCTGCGCTACTTCACGCTCGCCGGCCCGCACCATCACGCGGACGAGGAGCGCGATCTCTTTCCGCGTCTGCTCGATGTCGCGACCGGCGAGGATGCGCAGCGCGCCGCGCTGCTCGTGACGTCGATGGTGGCGGACCATCGCGAGATGGAGCGGCTCTGGTCGGAGATCGAACCGGCACTGGCAGCGATCGCACGCGGCGCCATCGACGGCCTCGACGGTGTCCTCGTCGGTGCGTTCTGCACCGTCTACCGCAACCACATGGCGATCGAGGAGAACGACGTCATCGCGCTGGCGGAGCGCGTTCTCCCGCCGGCGGCGCTGACGGAGATCGGGTGGTCGATGAGCATTCGACGCGGCGTGAAGCCCCCGGAAGCCGAAGCGCCGGGGAGCGCGGCGCCCTCCTCGTCATGA
- a CDS encoding SirB2 family protein, with the protein MTYTLLKNVHVGCVAITIVLFVVRGVWMIRGTLRNRGRWARVAPHVVDTVLLASAIAMAVMLGAYPGTAGWLTAKVIGLFVYILLGTVALKRGRTLQMRIAAFAGALVSFSYVVSVALTHDPRGFLAL; encoded by the coding sequence GTGACCTACACGCTGCTGAAAAACGTGCACGTCGGCTGTGTCGCGATTACCATCGTGCTCTTTGTCGTGCGGGGCGTCTGGATGATTCGAGGGACCCTGCGAAACCGGGGACGATGGGCGCGCGTGGCGCCGCACGTGGTCGACACCGTGCTGCTGGCGAGCGCGATTGCCATGGCGGTCATGCTCGGCGCGTATCCCGGCACCGCGGGCTGGCTCACCGCGAAGGTGATCGGGCTTTTCGTCTACATCCTGCTCGGCACGGTGGCGCTCAAGCGCGGCAGGACGCTGCAGATGCGCATTGCCGCCTTCGCGGGCGCGCTGGTGAGCTTTTCCTACGTCGTCTCCGTGGCGCTCACGCACGACCCGCGCGGCTTTCTCGCGCTTTGA